A genomic segment from Patescibacteria group bacterium encodes:
- a CDS encoding CDP-alcohol phosphatidyltransferase family protein has protein sequence MEKLIKILSQFLVKIHNYKEKWIQSKIKEYIDDFEKRAKKKKQYWFEKIADIIILPLIRKKIVNGPNLISIFRIILAIPIFIFVIDEHYIISLIFFISAMLLDVIDGPLARVLNQESELGAKLDPLGDKLVFAAVFLPLGFNWLAPWIFWTVLILELNMVFIFFMLTPLARRLNFGWRQKSTLPGKTKLFLQVIGCSFLILSCVLHVSKNMNVVASIFLVASIPFSVIAIISHLISIKKNTLK, from the coding sequence ATGGAAAAACTAATAAAAATTCTTTCTCAATTTTTGGTAAAAATCCATAATTATAAAGAAAAGTGGATTCAATCAAAAATAAAAGAATATATTGATGATTTTGAGAAAAGAGCTAAAAAGAAAAAACAGTATTGGTTTGAGAAAATAGCAGATATAATTATTCTCCCTTTAATAAGAAAAAAAATAGTGAATGGGCCTAATCTTATATCTATCTTTAGAATAATATTAGCAATACCTATTTTTATTTTTGTTATTGATGAACATTATATTATATCTTTAATATTTTTTATCTCAGCCATGCTACTTGATGTAATTGATGGACCATTAGCAAGAGTATTAAACCAAGAAAGCGAACTAGGAGCAAAACTTGATCCTTTAGGAGACAAGTTAGTATTTGCGGCTGTTTTTCTTCCGCTTGGATTTAATTGGTTAGCACCATGGATTTTTTGGACTGTTTTAATCCTTGAACTAAACATGGTGTTTATCTTTTTTATGTTAACACCATTAGCTCGTAGATTAAACTTTGGTTGGAGACAAAAATCTACTTTGCCTGGTAAAACCAAATTATTTCTACAAGTAATTGGTTGTAGTTTTCTTATTTTGAGTTGCGTGTTGCATGTTTCAAAAAATATGAATGTTGTTGCAAGTATATTTCTTGTCGCTAGCATTCCGTTTTCAGTAATTGCAATCATCTCTCATCTCATTTCAATCAAAAAAAACACCCTTAAATAA
- a CDS encoding NAD-dependent epimerase/dehydratase family protein — protein MNKKLKILITGSSGTIGTALFMFLLDKGYNVIGIDKKENVWEKKLNKLTIRGDLLKNKDIEKIPKNIDLIIHLAANARVYDLVVNPRLAFENMEMIYNILEVVRKNKICKIIFSSSREVYGNNGAMVYKENDNENIDSCASPYAASKMAGEALIASYGNSYDIDYIIFRFSNVYGKYDKSDRLFPLFISKANQNKNIFIYGEEKMLDFTYIDDCISGIYLAIKKFSKIKNNTFNLSSGQSHRLLDVAKLIIREMKSNSHVLLKNNRAGEVLQYMADISKAKKLLGYNPKYNIKKGAKLTVKWYKKIFY, from the coding sequence ATGAATAAAAAATTAAAAATTTTAATAACTGGTTCAAGCGGAACAATTGGGACGGCTTTGTTTATGTTTTTATTAGACAAGGGATATAATGTAATTGGAATTGATAAAAAAGAAAATGTCTGGGAGAAAAAGTTGAATAAATTAACAATAAGAGGGGATTTGCTTAAAAATAAAGATATTGAAAAAATTCCTAAAAATATTGATTTAATAATTCATTTGGCAGCTAATGCTAGAGTTTATGATTTAGTTGTTAATCCTCGGCTTGCATTTGAGAACATGGAAATGATATATAATATATTAGAGGTTGTTAGAAAAAATAAGATATGTAAAATTATTTTTTCAAGCAGCAGGGAGGTTTATGGTAATAATGGAGCCATGGTTTATAAAGAAAATGACAATGAAAATATTGATAGCTGTGCTAGTCCTTATGCAGCTAGTAAAATGGCTGGCGAGGCCTTAATAGCGTCTTATGGCAATTCTTATGACATTGATTATATTATATTTCGGTTTTCAAATGTTTATGGAAAATATGATAAATCAGACCGTTTATTTCCTCTTTTCATTTCAAAAGCCAATCAGAATAAAAATATATTTATTTATGGGGAAGAGAAGATGCTAGATTTTACGTATATTGATGATTGTATTTCTGGTATTTACTTGGCTATTAAAAAATTTTCAAAAATTAAAAATAATACATTTAATTTAAGTTCTGGTCAATCTCATAGATTGCTTGATGTAGCAAAATTAATAATCAGAGAAATGAAAAGCAACAGTCATGTTTTGCTTAAGAATAATAGAGCAGGGGAGGTTTTGCAATATATGGCTGATATTTCAAAAGCAAAAAAGTTGTTGGGATATAATCCAAAATATAATATTAAAAAAGGCGCTAAATTGACAGTTAAGTGGTATAAAAAAATATTTTATTAA
- a CDS encoding ABC transporter permease — MNKISILKQSIIALKLNKLRSFFSILGIVIGVASVVIILSVGQGLKGFVTNEIEAFGPNILDIAIKVPGDNQMGTIVSVAKGIKITTLKTDDIKALKNKQRFPYIEAVYGQAFGQDWVAYKNNEKRTIFYGASADFPLVIKTAKIDKGRFYTDSEEKSLARVVVLGNNLANHFFKKNNPLEKKIKIKGQNYEIIGVLKPMGGIAMGGIDMNDFLYIPLETALKQILGINYLTEIALTIKDETYSARAIKEISRMLRQNHNIIDPSKDDFQITTMEEILNQINEISYVLNLLLGFLAAISLLVGGVGIMNIMLVNVTERTKEIGLRKSLGASSRDILGQFLIEGLIITGVGGLIGTLTGILFSFLIGFGAQQQGLTWPLTISWLAVSIAFLIAVIIGLVFGIYPAKKAAKLNPIKALKHE; from the coding sequence ATGAATAAAATTTCTATTTTAAAACAATCAATTATTGCCTTGAAATTAAACAAACTGCGTAGTTTTTTTTCAATTTTAGGAATTGTAATAGGAGTGGCCTCGGTTGTTATTATTCTTTCAGTGGGACAGGGATTAAAAGGGTTTGTGACGAACGAAATAGAAGCATTTGGTCCAAATATTCTTGATATAGCTATTAAGGTCCCCGGAGACAATCAAATGGGTACAATTGTTTCAGTTGCCAAGGGGATAAAGATAACAACTTTAAAAACAGATGATATTAAAGCGCTTAAAAACAAACAAAGATTTCCATACATAGAAGCTGTTTATGGACAAGCATTTGGACAGGATTGGGTGGCTTATAAAAATAACGAGAAAAGAACAATTTTTTATGGGGCTAGCGCTGATTTTCCTTTGGTTATAAAAACAGCTAAAATAGACAAGGGAAGATTTTACACTGATTCAGAAGAAAAGTCATTGGCCAGGGTGGTTGTTTTGGGAAATAATTTGGCTAATCATTTTTTTAAAAAAAATAATCCTTTAGAAAAGAAAATAAAAATAAAAGGACAAAATTATGAGATAATTGGAGTATTAAAGCCAATGGGGGGGATTGCTATGGGGGGCATAGATATGAATGATTTTCTTTACATTCCATTAGAGACAGCCCTTAAACAAATTTTAGGAATTAATTATTTAACTGAAATAGCTCTGACAATTAAAGATGAAACATATTCTGCGCGAGCAATAAAAGAAATATCTAGAATGTTGCGTCAAAATCATAATATTATTGACCCTAGTAAAGATGATTTTCAAATTACAACCATGGAAGAAATCTTAAATCAAATAAATGAAATTAGTTATGTCTTGAATTTATTGTTAGGGTTTTTAGCAGCTATTTCTTTGTTGGTCGGTGGAGTTGGAATAATGAATATAATGTTGGTAAATGTTACTGAAAGGACAAAAGAAATAGGGTTAAGAAAATCACTAGGGGCTTCAAGTAGAGATATCTTGGGTCAATTTTTAATTGAAGGACTTATTATTACTGGTGTAGGTGGGCTGATTGGGACTTTAACAGGAATATTATTTTCATTTTTAATAGGATTTGGTGCTCAACAACAGGGCCTGACCTGGCCTTTAACAATTTCTTGGTTAGCAGTTAGCATTGCTTTTTTGATTGCAGTAATCATTGGTCTTGTTTTCGGTATTTATCCTGCTAAAAAAGCAGCTAAACTTAATCCAATTAAAGCCTTAAAACATGAATAA
- a CDS encoding ABC transporter permease, producing the protein MYIFNIFKYSIQSLFLQKSRSFLTMLGIIIGVGAVIAIIAVGSSAQALILSQVEAMGSNLIGILPGAADAKGPPAAVFGIEVTTLKHEDALALKKIPHLLSVCSYIKGMSTVSFLNQTKEFDYVGVTEDYIKVEDTSLDYGRFIGKQDVDALSRVVVLGSGVKKDLFGKQNPIGQKIKINQKSFSIIGVMEPRGVVMFENQDQLIFVPLKTAQKLLLGVNHLAFIRAKVDKSDNVSLVQARIARLIRYRHNIKDPSKDDFTIKTTVQAMDILGTVTQALQLFLAAVAAISLIVGGIGIMNIMFVNVNERTQEIGLRKALGASKKDIIIQFLIESAVITLIGGIIGIVLGILIALLASIIVNYFGYDWQFIIEPIAIFYATIMAVSIGLIFGLWPANKASKLNAIDALRYE; encoded by the coding sequence ATGTATATATTTAATATTTTTAAATATTCTATTCAAAGCCTGTTTTTACAAAAAAGCCGTTCTTTTTTAACAATGCTAGGTATTATTATCGGAGTAGGAGCAGTTATAGCAATTATAGCAGTTGGTTCTAGTGCCCAGGCACTAATCTTATCTCAAGTAGAAGCAATGGGAAGCAATTTGATTGGTATTTTGCCAGGAGCAGCTGATGCCAAGGGGCCACCAGCAGCTGTATTTGGAATTGAAGTTACTACCTTAAAGCACGAGGATGCTTTGGCTTTAAAAAAAATCCCACATTTATTGAGTGTTTGTTCTTATATCAAGGGCATGTCTACTGTTAGTTTTTTAAATCAAACCAAAGAGTTTGATTATGTAGGGGTGACAGAAGATTATATTAAGGTAGAAGACACCTCGCTTGATTACGGACGTTTTATTGGAAAGCAGGATGTGGATGCCTTGTCTCGAGTAGTTGTTTTAGGCAGTGGTGTTAAAAAAGATTTGTTTGGAAAACAAAATCCGATTGGGCAAAAAATTAAAATTAACCAGAAAAGTTTTAGCATCATAGGAGTTATGGAGCCCAGGGGGGTGGTTATGTTTGAGAATCAAGATCAGTTAATTTTTGTACCTTTGAAAACAGCCCAAAAATTACTTCTAGGGGTAAATCATTTGGCTTTTATAAGGGCTAAGGTTGATAAATCAGATAATGTTTCTCTGGTTCAAGCAAGAATAGCTAGATTAATTCGTTATCGACATAATATAAAAGACCCGAGTAAAGACGATTTTACTATTAAAACAACTGTTCAAGCAATGGATATTTTAGGAACAGTTACTCAGGCACTTCAATTATTTTTAGCTGCTGTGGCAGCTATTTCTTTAATTGTTGGCGGAATTGGTATTATGAATATTATGTTTGTGAATGTAAATGAAAGAACTCAGGAAATTGGGTTGAGGAAGGCCTTGGGAGCAAGTAAAAAGGATATTATTATTCAATTTTTAATTGAAAGTGCTGTCATTACATTAATTGGTGGAATAATTGGAATTGTTTTAGGAATTTTGATTGCTTTATTGGCGAGCATTATTGTAAATTATTTTGGATATGATTGGCAGTTTATTATTGAACCAATTGCTATTTTTTATGCGACCATAATGGCTGTGAGCATTGGTTTAATCTTTGGACTTTGGCCAGCTAACAAAGCTTCTAAATTAAATGCTATAGATGCACTAAGGTATGAATAA
- a CDS encoding ABC transporter ATP-binding protein has product MLIQAKNIVKNYINGKLVTPALRGVSFNIDAGEFVAIMGASGSGKSTLMHIIGFLDTLTSGEYLFQNKNIKKFDEIKLAKIRNKKVGFVFQTYNLLAKTSVLDNILLPTIYTPGIDRKKIRKKAIKLLHKLSLSHRANYLPNQLSGGERQRAAIVRALINDPILILADEPTGNLDSRSGQEVMEVLQNLNKQGHTILMVTHEKYVAQCASRILTLKDGQIISDDKQFTQHMAKDGLKK; this is encoded by the coding sequence ATGCTCATTCAAGCAAAGAATATTGTTAAAAATTATATTAACGGAAAATTAGTTACCCCGGCTTTGCGTGGGGTTTCTTTTAATATTGATGCGGGCGAGTTTGTAGCCATAATGGGTGCTTCGGGTTCGGGAAAATCAACTTTAATGCATATAATTGGTTTTTTAGATACTTTAACTTCTGGTGAATATTTATTTCAAAATAAAAATATTAAAAAATTTGATGAGATAAAATTAGCTAAAATTAGGAATAAAAAAGTAGGGTTTGTTTTTCAAACATATAATTTATTGGCCAAAACATCTGTTCTAGATAATATTTTATTACCAACAATTTATACTCCTGGGATAGATAGAAAGAAAATTAGAAAAAAAGCAATTAAACTTTTACATAAACTAAGCTTATCACATAGAGCAAATTATTTACCAAATCAACTTTCAGGGGGAGAGAGACAGAGAGCTGCTATTGTGCGGGCATTGATTAATGATCCAATTTTAATTTTAGCTGATGAGCCAACTGGGAATTTAGATAGTAGGTCAGGCCAAGAAGTAATGGAGGTGCTACAAAATTTGAATAAGCAGGGGCATACTATTTTAATGGTTACACATGAAAAATATGTTGCTCAATGTGCCAGTAGAATACTTACCTTAAAAGATGGTCAAATTATATCTGATGATAAGCAATTTACTCAGCACATGGCTAAAGATGGATTGAAAAAATAA
- a CDS encoding HlyD family efflux transporter periplasmic adaptor subunit, protein MTKKIKKIIILSFVLLIILFGIFIYNKNTSQIDISKYDFIAVGKGDILQQVNVVGKVVPREKVDLGFEKTGKISKININIGDKAIKGDVLIKLDDSDLVSQLSEATAGVNSAQAQLNQYKAALNSEQAKLAELKQGAREEEIQLATTAVSNAVKNLGNVRIDLANVKQKADSDMSSLYDEIQDILNNAYAKADDAINKQVDDFFINDLSDNPELSFLITNSQIKINAENGRENVGNTVNQIVDQVNNFSDEYSNTQLDTILSELENNLILVRDFLNILNDAINSALGISSTTINTYKTNLNTARTNINTVISSINSQEQLIVTQKITNQNNISTSESAVNTAENTLATVQDQLTLKKSGATKEQIENQEAKIAQAQANINNQNWQIQQAQARAENILVQIDKMSLKSPINGIIVRQEATLGEIALTNAVIVSLVSEGEFEIEANVSETEIAIIELQDETTMTLDSLGLEEKFSGKVIKIDPAETVISGVIYYKVTSVFDVKDLRIKSGMTVNLDIKTEDKQDALFLPYFVILEDNGEKYVEVLENNILKKKIIETGLEGENNIEIVSGLEYKDKIVFEK, encoded by the coding sequence ATGACAAAAAAAATTAAAAAAATAATAATTTTAAGCTTTGTTTTGCTTATTATTTTATTTGGTATTTTTATTTATAATAAAAATACCAGCCAAATTGATATTAGTAAATATGATTTTATTGCTGTTGGCAAGGGAGATATATTACAGCAAGTAAATGTTGTTGGAAAAGTCGTGCCCAGGGAAAAAGTTGACCTTGGCTTTGAAAAAACAGGCAAAATTTCAAAGATAAATATTAATATTGGTGATAAGGCAATCAAAGGAGATGTTTTGATAAAACTAGATGATTCTGACTTGGTTTCTCAATTATCAGAGGCAACAGCAGGCGTTAATAGTGCTCAAGCCCAATTAAATCAATATAAGGCCGCTCTTAACAGCGAACAAGCTAAATTGGCAGAATTAAAGCAAGGAGCAAGAGAAGAAGAAATACAATTAGCAACCACGGCTGTTTCCAATGCAGTCAAGAATCTTGGCAATGTCAGAATAGACCTTGCTAATGTTAAACAAAAGGCTGACTCAGATATGTCCAGTCTTTATGATGAAATCCAGGACATTCTTAATAATGCTTATGCTAAAGCAGATGATGCCATTAATAAGCAGGTGGATGATTTTTTTATAAATGATTTGTCAGACAATCCTGAATTGTCTTTTTTAATTACCAATTCACAAATTAAAATAAATGCAGAAAATGGTAGAGAAAATGTTGGGAATACGGTTAATCAAATAGTAGACCAAGTTAATAATTTTTCAGATGAATATTCCAACACACAATTAGATACAATCTTGTCTGAATTAGAAAATAATCTTATTTTAGTTCGAGACTTTTTGAATATTTTAAATGATGCTATTAATTCAGCTTTGGGGATTTCGTCAACCACTATAAATACCTACAAGACAAATCTTAATACTGCTAGAACAAATATAAATACTGTTATTTCAAGTATTAATTCTCAAGAGCAATTAATAGTTACTCAAAAAATAACAAATCAAAATAATATTTCAACATCAGAATCAGCTGTTAATACGGCTGAAAACACATTGGCTACTGTTCAAGATCAATTAACGCTTAAAAAATCAGGAGCAACTAAGGAACAAATTGAAAATCAAGAAGCTAAAATTGCTCAAGCTCAAGCAAATATTAATAATCAAAATTGGCAAATACAGCAAGCTCAGGCCAGGGCAGAAAATATATTAGTACAAATAGATAAAATGTCACTAAAATCTCCTATTAATGGTATTATTGTTAGACAAGAGGCAACTCTAGGGGAAATAGCTTTAACCAATGCTGTAATTGTATCTCTTGTTTCTGAAGGGGAATTTGAAATAGAGGCTAATGTTTCAGAAACAGAAATTGCTATAATTGAGTTACAAGACGAAACAACCATGACATTGGACTCGCTGGGGTTAGAAGAAAAGTTTTCAGGCAAAGTAATCAAAATTGATCCAGCTGAAACAGTTATTTCCGGCGTGATTTATTACAAAGTAACTTCTGTCTTTGATGTAAAAGACCTAAGAATTAAGTCAGGCATGACTGTCAATTTAGACATTAAAACAGAAGACAAGCAAGATGCTTTATTTTTGCCTTATTTTGTTATTTTAGAAGATAATGGAGAAAAATATGTTGAAGTTTTAGAAAACAACATCTTGAAGAAAAAAATAATAGAAACAGGACTAGAAGGAGAAAATAATATTGAAATTGTAAGTGGATTAGAGTACAAAGATAAAATTGTCTTTGAAAAATAA
- a CDS encoding PD-(D/E)XK nuclease family protein, with amino-acid sequence MNTHSFKIQATGKKITFSSKALHRLYYDWSTSKLREFINCPLRFYFNRIVKVQKNPKMNINPKPILVFGTIVHEVLWRFFSPQMVNGFESPKSMSDLFIGIWNAFSKGEDFAGARRQWNWKKIDFNYAKEFDNLTGQGVNICKYFWNKNIHYFREPDKYIRPLIEIDLRDYYFGPKKRYKIIGKIDRIELVKEKEIVKAYIVDYKSGSGYGYTASYMSKDWQFLIYEWLYSLHYSQANIVKTPAPLAGMYIYPLSAIKADKQDPLNLTELIEVEMGNPNKMSNIERLVLNAKENLQKCLEQGDFPAYPKFNECGKICPFEKQCSVFLAKHQQVNRRYAKLGNPIDKEVVSNVLISPLNKLKESKQMSLKFKKTKTLS; translated from the coding sequence ATGAATACGCATAGTTTTAAGATACAGGCAACTGGCAAGAAAATAACATTTTCAAGCAAAGCATTGCATCGGCTTTATTATGATTGGAGCACAAGTAAGTTAAGGGAGTTTATTAATTGTCCTTTAAGGTTTTATTTTAATAGAATCGTTAAAGTACAAAAAAATCCCAAGATGAACATTAATCCAAAACCAATTCTTGTTTTTGGAACGATTGTTCATGAAGTTTTATGGAGATTTTTTTCTCCACAAATGGTAAATGGATTTGAGTCACCAAAAAGCATGTCAGATCTTTTTATTGGAATATGGAATGCATTTTCAAAAGGAGAAGATTTTGCTGGAGCTAGAAGGCAATGGAACTGGAAAAAAATCGATTTTAATTATGCTAAAGAGTTTGATAATTTGACTGGGCAAGGGGTTAATATATGCAAGTATTTCTGGAATAAAAATATTCATTATTTCAGGGAGCCAGACAAGTATATAAGACCATTGATTGAAATTGATTTAAGAGATTATTATTTTGGACCTAAAAAAAGATACAAAATAATAGGAAAAATCGACCGGATTGAGCTTGTTAAGGAAAAAGAAATAGTTAAGGCATATATTGTTGATTACAAAAGTGGTTCAGGATATGGGTATACGGCTTCATATATGAGCAAAGATTGGCAGTTTTTAATTTATGAATGGCTTTATTCTCTTCATTATAGTCAAGCCAACATAGTTAAAACACCAGCTCCTTTAGCAGGTATGTATATTTATCCATTGTCAGCCATAAAAGCAGATAAACAAGATCCATTAAACTTGACTGAGTTGATTGAAGTAGAGATGGGAAACCCAAACAAAATGTCAAACATTGAAAGACTGGTTCTTAATGCCAAAGAAAACTTGCAAAAATGTTTAGAACAAGGAGATTTTCCAGCTTATCCAAAATTTAATGAATGTGGAAAAATCTGTCCTTTTGAAAAACAATGCAGTGTTTTTTTGGCCAAACACCAACAAGTTAATAGGCGGTATGCAAAATTAGGCAATCCTATTGATAAAGAGGTTGTTAGTAATGTCCTAATTTCTCCGTTGAATAAACTCAAAGAATCTAAGCAAATGTCGCTTAAATTTAAAAAAACAAAGACCTTGTCGTAA